Proteins encoded within one genomic window of Brassica rapa cultivar Chiifu-401-42 chromosome A09, CAAS_Brap_v3.01, whole genome shotgun sequence:
- the LOC103842063 gene encoding uncharacterized protein LOC103842063, producing the protein MAALPLRKDNKMHWWFTHKKLVDNYIKDAKSLMASEDQNDAASAIHILDAALSISPRSEIALELKARALLFLRRYKDVANMLQDYIPSLTLAAKDEEGSVSSDGSYSSSSSSSSSSQLSRKLLSPNRDSSSASTPFTCLSLSDLKEKVMAGICRNGDKEKQQWRYAVLGQACCHLGLMEDALVLLQTGKRLATAEFRRQSICWSDDSFCILLSDSESSSSAYSPPRKLPECETVSRLLAHTKVLLRRRAAAFAAFDAGHYSESIRHFSKILDGRRRPAPQGFLADCYMHRAAAYRSAGKIAEAIADCNKTLALEPSCIHALETRAALLETVRCLPDSLHDLEHLKILYNTILRDRKLPGPPWKRHNVKYREIPGKLCVLTTKSKFLKAKIANGEIGNVDWYGLIGVRRGCSRSELDRANVVLTLRHKPDKALLFIDRCDFADQKEVIAVKDRASMASLLLYRLIQRGYSVLTATIAEEEKRKMTMVLTQKSTKVVEEHEPVEKPGSVKINGFSDIKPGNSNAYQGVFCRDLAAVGSLLSRTGFNQPIPMKYEALSC; encoded by the exons ATGGCTGCTCTTCCTCTCCGCAAGGACAACAAGATGCATTGGTGGTTCACTCACAAGAAG CTTGTTGATAACTACATTAAAGACGCAAAGTCTCTAATGGCGAGTGAGGACCAAAACGACGCTGCTTCAGCCATTCATATACTTGACGCAGCTTTATCGATATCGCCGCGTTCGGAAATCGCGTTAGAGCTTAAAGCCAGAGCTTTGCTTTTTCTCCGTCGCTACAAGGACGTAGCTAACATGCTTCAAGATTACATTCCTAGCCTCACACTCGCCGCTAAAGACGAAGAAGGGTCTGTTTCATCCGACGGTTCTtactcttcctcctcctcttcctcatcCTCCTCTCAACTCTCCAGGAAACTTCTCTCTCCTAACCGCGACTCCTCCTCCGCCTCCACTCCCTTTACTTGCCTCTCTCTTTCTGACTTGAAGGAGAAAGTAATGGCAGGGATCTGTAGAAATGGCGATAAGGAAAAACAACAGTGGAg ATATGCTGTATTGGGACAAGCTTGTTGCCACCTAGGATTAATGGAGGACGCATTGGTTCTTCTTCAGACAGGAAAACGCCTCGCAACCGCCGAGTTCCGTCGTCAGAGTATATGCTGGTCCGACGATagcttctgcatcctcctctcCGACTCCGAGTCATCATCCTCCGCTTATTCTCCTCCAAGAAAACTCCCTGAATGCGAAACCGTCTCCCGCCTTCTCGCACACACAAAGgtcctcctccgccgccgcgCGGCCGCATTCGCCGCGTTCGACGCCGGACACTATTCAGAATCCATCCGCCACTTCTCCAAAATCCTCGACGGACGCCGCCGTCCTGCACCGCAAGGCTTCCTCGCGGATTGCTACATGCACCGCGCCGCCGCGTACAGATCCGCCGGAAAAATCGCGGAGGCGATCGCCGATTGCAACAAAACGCTGGCTCTGGAGCCGTCGTGCATCCACGCGCTGGAGACGAGGGCTGCGCTTTTGGAAACGGTTCGGTGTTTGCCTGACTCGCTTCACGACTTAGAGCACCTGAAGATTCTTTACAACACGATCTTACGTGATCGGAAGCTTCCCGGACCGCCGTGGAAGCGACACAACGTGAAGTACAGAGAGATCCCCGGGAAGTTATGCGTTTTGACGACGAAGTCGAAGTTTTTGAAAGCGAAGATTGCCAATGGAGAAATCGGGAACGTTGATTGGTATGGATTGATCGGAGTTAGACGCGGATGCTCAAGATCCGAGCTCGATCGAGCCAATGTCGTGTTGACTCTCCGACATAAGCCTGATAAGGCTTTGTTGTTCATTGATCGTTGTGACTTCGCTGATCAGAAGGAGGTTATCGCTGTTAAAGATCGGGCGAGTATGGCTTCGTTGTTGCTTTACCGTTTGATTCAAAGAGGTTACTCCGTTTTGACGGCAACGATAGCGGAGGAGGAAAAGAGGAAGATGACGATGGTGTTGACTCAAAAGTCAACGAAAGTGGTTGAAGAACACGAACCGGTTGAGAAACCTGGTTCGGTTAAGATAAACGGTTTCTCGGATATTAAACCGGGAAATTCAAATGCGTATCAAGGAGTTTTCTGTCGGGATCTTGCTGCGGTTGGGAGTTTGCTATCTAGGACCGGTTTTAACCAACCGATTCCAATGAAATACGAAGCACTCAGCTGTTAA
- the LOC103842066 gene encoding transmembrane protein 205, with amino-acid sequence MGWLTRFLTAVAFLAAGVIFSPETFGSLSKGENPAKVLIFVKLAHLLSFATAWGAALWATFIGGIIMFKNLPRHQFGNLQSKMFPAYFTLVGSCCAISLSAFGYLHPWKSSSTVEKYQLGFLVSAFAFNLTNLLVFTPMTIDMMKQRHKVERENNIGDEVGWSKNREKAKTIPKLAAMNKKFGMIHGLSSLANIFSFGSLAMHSWYLAGKLDL; translated from the exons ATGGGTTGGCTGACGAGATTTCTAACAGCGGTAGCGTTTTTAGCCGCCGGAGTTATATTCTCACCGGAGACATTCGGATCTCTGTCGAAGGGCGAGAATCCAGCGAAGGTTTTGATATTCGTGAAGCTAGCTCATCTCCTCAGCTTCGCTACAGCTTGGGGAGCTGCTCTCTGGGCTACCTTCATCGGCGGAATCATCATGTTCAA GAACTTACCGAGGCATCAGTTCGGTAACCTCCAGAGCAAGATGTTTCCCGCTTATTTCACTCTCGTTGGTTCTTGCTGCGCCATTTCACTCTCTGcgtttggttacttgcatccaTGGAAGTCATCTTCTACCGTGGAGAAGTATCAGCTTGGGTTCCTTGTCTCCGCTTTTGCTTTCAATCTCACCAATTTGCTCGTCTTCACTCCCATGACCATCGAT ATGATGAAGCAAAGGCataaagtagagagagagaacaacATTGGAGATGAAGTTGGTTGGTCCAAGAACAGGGAGAAGGCAAAGACTATCCCTAAGCTAGCTGCCATGAACAAGAAGTTTGGTATGATTCACGGCTTGTCATCTCTAGCTAACATCTTTTCTTTCGGAAGCCTTGCCATGCATTCTTGGTACCTTGCTGGGAAGTTGGATCTCTAA
- the LOC103842065 gene encoding phospholipase A1 PLIP3, chloroplastic, translating to MDSGVFLKMSVQCVSPKIPVGPSMIRAIGGSVEERRTSGSLPRRVSRRPLEFLRIGGKGRKESARDDNDAVLLEREERNGNWVLKILEVGSIWKGKRQRSGGGDGEDEEEGSKKDESCDFCRIDDEEEEEEEEEMVFDRENFSKMLMKIPLDDAQMFAKLSYLGNLAYSIPNIKPENLLKYQKLRFVTSSIEKRSSLDQQDENSNEEEEEEKLINPAAAYRIAASAASRLFSHSKSVLPFGRRENEASLMATADSVTAVVAAEEEVKQAVADDLKSNHSPPCEWFVCDDDKTSTRFFFIQGSDSLASWQANLLFEPVPFEDFDVPVHRGIYEAAKGIYEQMLPEVHAHLNSRGKNRAFLRFSGHSLGGSLSLLVNLMLLIRGQVPASSLLPVITFGSPCIMCGGDRLLEKLGLPKSHLLGISMHRDIVPRAFSCSYPNRAAKLLKALNKNFRNHPCLNNQNLLYSPMGKLLILQPSERFSPPHPLLPPGSGLYVLTSKNTDETDKGLRAAKTVFFNSPHPLEILSDRRSYGSEGKIKRNHDMSSYLKALRHVIRKELKQIKTERDQWRAKFLIVNIICTGRDSLKLIARFVASGSSQLVIIFFLPIRLLTTSVYGVLLHHSHEHFFSFFK from the exons ATGGACTCTGGCGTTTTCTTAAAAATGTCGGTGCAATGCGTATCTCCGAAGATTCCGGTGGGGCCGTCGATGATACGTGCGATCGGAGGCTCTGTCGAGGAGAGACGAACGTCTGGATCTCTGCCGCGCCGGGTTTCGCGTCGTCCGCTTGAGTTTCTTCGGATCGGTGGTAAGGGAAGAAAGGAGTCGGCGAGAGACGACAACGACGCCGTTTTGTtggagagagaggagaggaaCGGAAACTGGGTTTTGAAGATTCTGGAGGTTGGGTCTATCTGGAAAGGGAAGAGGCAACGCTCAGGAGGCGGTGATGGTGAAGATGAGGAGGAAGGCTCGAAGAAGGACGAGTCATGCGATTTCTGCAGGATCGATgatgaagaggaggaagaggaggaggaggagatggtGTTTGATCGAGAAAACTTCTCGAAGATGCTCATGAAAATTCCTTTGGATGATGCACAGATGTTCGCGAAGCTATCCTATCTGGGAAACTTGGCTTATTCAATCCCCAACATCAAG CCTGAGAATCTGTTGAAATATCAGAAACTTAGATTCGTGACTTCCTCAATTGAGAAGAGATCGAGTCTTGACCAACAGGATGAGAATAGcaatgaggaggaggaggaggagaagcttATCAATCCAGCTGCTGCTTACAGAATAGCTGCTTCTGCAGCATCTCGTCTCTTCTCCCATTCGAAATCTGTGCTTCCTTTTGGACGTCGAGAGAACGAAGCTTCTCTAATGGCCACCGCTGATTCCGTTACAGCCGTCGTGGCAGCGGAAGAGGAAGTCAAGCAGGCGGTGGCCGATGATCTCAAGTCCAACCATTCACCGCCTTGTGAGTGGTTCGTATGCGACGATGATAAAACTAGCACCAGGTTCTTCTTTATTCAG GGATCCGACTCGTTGGCCTCATGGCAAGCTAACCTTCTCTTTGAGCCAGTCCCATTCGAGGACTTTGATGTACCTGTCCACAGAGGCATATACGAAGCTGCGAAAGGAATCTACGAACAGATGTTACCTGAAGTTCACGCTCACCTCAATTCTCGTGGCAAGAACCGTGCTTTTCTTCGGTTCAGCGGACACTCTCTAGGAGGAAGCTTGTCGCTGTTGGTGAACCTAATGCTTCTGATCAGAGGTCAAGTCCCGGCTTCTTCTCTGCTTCCGGTGATCACATTTGGTTCACCTTGCATCATGTGCGGAGGCGACAGGCTTCTTGAGAAACTCGGGTTGCCTAAGAGTCATCTTCTTGGGATCTCGATGCATAGAGATATTGTTCCTCGAGCGTTCTCTTGCAGTTACCCTAATCGAGCCGCAAAGCTTCTCAAGGCGTTGAATAAAAACTTCCGCAACCATCCTTGTCTGAATAACCAG AATCTATTGTATTCTCCAATGGGAAAGCTTCTAATCCTACAACCATCCGAGAGATTCTCTCCCCCACACCCTCTCCTTCCACCAGGAAGTGGTCTCTATGTCCTAACATCTAAGAACACCGATGAAACAGATAAAGGACTAAGGGCAGCAAAGACAGTGTTCTTTAACTCACCGCACCCTCTAGAGATTCTCAGCGACCGTCGCTCTTACGGGTCTGAaggaaaaatcaaaagaaaccaTGACATGAGCTCTTACCTGAAAGCATTGAGGCACGTGATCCGCAAGGAGCTGAAGCAGATAAAGACTGAACGAGATCAATGGCGGGCCAAGTTCTTAATCGTAAACATTATATGTACTGGGAGAGATTCCTTGAAACTCATAGCTAGATTCGTCGCGTCAGGGAGTAGTCAACTAGTGATCATCTTCTTTCTCCCAATTAGATTGTTAACTACGAGTGTCTATGGTGTATTACTCCACCATTCACACGAAcatttttttagtttctttaaGTAA
- the LOC103842067 gene encoding dnaJ protein ERDJ3B, producing the protein MAIRRSNLCIVLFALSYAICVFAGKSYYDVLQVPKGASDEQIKRAYRKLALKYHPDKNQGNEEATRKFAEINNAYEVLSDEEKREVYNRYGEEGLKQHAANGGRGGGGGMNMQDIFSQFFGGGGSMEEEEKVVKGDDVIVELEATLEDLYMGGSMKVWREKNVIKPAPGKRNCNCRDEVYHRQIGPGMFQQMTEQVCDKCPNVKFEREGYFVTVDIEKGMKDGEEVSFYEDGEPILDGDPGDLKFRIKTAPHARFRRDGNDLHMNVNITLVEALVGFEKSFKHLDEHEVDISSKGITKPKEVKKFKGEGMPLHYSTKKGSLFVTFEVLFPSSLTEDQKKKIKEVLA; encoded by the exons ATGGCGATTCGGCGCTCGAATCTATGCATCGTATTGTTCGCGCTCTCTTACGCCATCTGCGTCTTCGCCGG GAAAAGCTATTACGATGTGTTGCAAGTGCCGAAAGGtgcgtctgacgaacagattaAGAGAGCTTACAGGAAACTCGCCTTGAAGTATCATCCCGATAAGAATCAAGGAAACGAGGAAGCCACTCGCAAATTCGCCGAGATTAACAACG CTTATGAAGTGCTCTCGGATGAGGAGAAGAGGGAGGTGTATAACAGATATGGTGAAGAAGGGCTGAAACAGCATGCTGCTAATGGTGGACGTGGAGGTGGAGGAGGCATGAATATGCAGGACATCTTTAGCCa GTtttttggtggtggtggttcgatggaggaagaagagaaggttGTCAAGGGTGATGACGTGATTGTGGAACTTGAGGCCACTCTAGAAGATTTATATATGGGAGGGTCTATGAAG GTATGGAGGGAAAAGAATGTAATAAAACCAGCTCCTGGAAAGAGAAATTGCAACTGCAGGGATGAGGTTTATCACAGGCAAATTGGTCCTGGAATGTTCCAACAGATGACAGAGCAG GTCTGTGATAAATGCCCAAATGTTAAGTTCGAACGCGAAGGATACTTTGTCACAGTTGATATCGAGAAAGGAATGAAAGACGGAGAA GAAGTGTCTTTCTACGAAGATGGTGAACCCATTCTCGACGGTGACCCTGGTGACCTTAAG TTCCGAATCAAAACAGCACCACATGCCCGGTTCAGGAGAGATGGCAACGATCTACACATGAACGTCAACATTACACTG GTTGAGGCGCTAGTTGGTTTTGAGAAATCATTCAAACACTTGGATGAGCACGAAGTTGACATCAGTTCCAAG GGAATTACAAAGCCCAAGGAAGTGAAGAAGTTTAAAGGAGAAGGGATGCCACTACACTATAGCACAAAGAAAGGCAGCCTATTTGTCACATTTGAGGTCTTGTTTCCTTCTTCTCTCACCGaggatcagaagaagaagattaaagAAGTCTTGGCTTAG
- the LOC103842068 gene encoding uncharacterized protein LOC103842068 isoform X2 → MACLSVLFPPLSIFPATMFAARVRASLKLLLHGTSLNRNREIVATSRRVVLDRFNDGDETLTSLRVNGSGVRTKLFNWGFHSSSIQCYSSESDVGVKAHTNMDDLFSELGSVKKDRNREAVVELLTKKPELSQKTKGKKKKKKKKEKHEQASDSVSKPKLLTEKTEASESVSKPKLLTEKPEASWTNGKSKMEAHASSPARNVTDSFSKPTESSSPTDHESKAQEEKETSSNGSSTSVTPSKHPSSVLVIRIGNLNSETTDSEIHSRCLSIGSFEGLARVSEDSVEVSFRARNMNEANSILKKLNKATVDHTKWTAEIVPEAKEASKEQMGMRISSSFEDMKTQLMMRQILVRDLEMLVHSVVHLENHPMDQEGTKALQCSQDA, encoded by the exons ATGGCGTGTTTGAGTGTTCTGTTCCCTCCGCTCTCTATCTTCCCGGCGACGATGTTTGCGGCGAGAGTAAGAGCTTCCCTTAAGCTTTTGCTCCACGGAACCTCTCTAAATCGAAACC GTGAAATTGTAGCGACTTCTAGGCGTGTTGTACTTGATAG ATTCAATGATGGGGATGAGACGCTTACTAGCTTGCGAGTGAATGGAAGCGGAGTAAGAACCAAACTTTTCAACTGGGGATTCCATAGTAGTTCCATACAGTGTTATTCCTCGGAATCTGATGTAG GAGTGAAAGCTCACACAAATATGGATGATCTTTTCTCAGAGCTGGGTTCTGTGAAGAAAGATAGGAACCGGGAAGCGGTTGTGGAGCTGTTAACTAAGAAGCCAGAGCTTTCTCAG AAAACCAaaggcaagaagaagaagaagaagaagaaggagaagcatGAACAAGCTTCTGATTCAGTTTCTAAGCCGAAGTTGCTGACAGAAAAGACTGAAGCTTCTGAATCAGTTTCCAAGCCCAAGTTGTTGACCGAAAAGCCTGAAGCTTCTTGG ACTAATGGCAAGAGCAAGATGGAAGCACATGCCTCTTCCCCAGCAAGAAATGTTACGGACTCCTTCTCCAAGCCAACCGAGTCATCCTCTCCAACAGATCACGAATCCAAGGCCCAGGAGGAAAAGGAAACTAGCTCCAATGGTTCTTCTACGTCTGTTACACCTTCAAAACATCCCTCTTCGGTTCTGGTTATAAGGATTGGTAATCTAAACTCGGAAACAACTGATTCAGAGATACACTCGAGGTGCTTGTCCATTGGCTCTTTCGAAGGACTTGCTAGAGTTAGTGAGGACAGTGTTGAGGTTTCCTTTCGAGCTAGAAACATGAACGAAGCAAATTCTATTCTGAAAAA GCTAAACAAAGCAACCGTAGATCACACTAAGTGGACGGCTGAGATTGTACCAGAAGCTAAAGAAGCTTCTAAAGAGCAAATGGGAATGAGGATCAGTAGTTCTTTCGAAGATATGAAGACGCAACTAATGATGCGACAGATTCTTGTGAGAGACTTGGAAATGTTGGTGCACTCGGTAGTACATCTGGAGAATCATCCAATGGATCAAGAAGGAACTAAAGCTTTGCAATGTTCTCAAGATGCCTAA
- the LOC103842068 gene encoding uncharacterized protein LOC103842068 isoform X1: MACLSVLFPPLSIFPATMFAARVRASLKLLLHGTSLNRNREIVATSRRVVLDRFNDGDETLTSLRVNGSGVRTKLFNWGFHSSSIQCYSSESDVGVKAHTNMDDLFSELGSVKKDRNREAVVELLTKKPELSQKTKGKKKKKKKKEKHEQASDSVSKPKLLTEKTEASESVSKPKLLTEKPEASWKTNGKSKMEAHASSPARNVTDSFSKPTESSSPTDHESKAQEEKETSSNGSSTSVTPSKHPSSVLVIRIGNLNSETTDSEIHSRCLSIGSFEGLARVSEDSVEVSFRARNMNEANSILKKLNKATVDHTKWTAEIVPEAKEASKEQMGMRISSSFEDMKTQLMMRQILVRDLEMLVHSVVHLENHPMDQEGTKALQCSQDA; encoded by the exons ATGGCGTGTTTGAGTGTTCTGTTCCCTCCGCTCTCTATCTTCCCGGCGACGATGTTTGCGGCGAGAGTAAGAGCTTCCCTTAAGCTTTTGCTCCACGGAACCTCTCTAAATCGAAACC GTGAAATTGTAGCGACTTCTAGGCGTGTTGTACTTGATAG ATTCAATGATGGGGATGAGACGCTTACTAGCTTGCGAGTGAATGGAAGCGGAGTAAGAACCAAACTTTTCAACTGGGGATTCCATAGTAGTTCCATACAGTGTTATTCCTCGGAATCTGATGTAG GAGTGAAAGCTCACACAAATATGGATGATCTTTTCTCAGAGCTGGGTTCTGTGAAGAAAGATAGGAACCGGGAAGCGGTTGTGGAGCTGTTAACTAAGAAGCCAGAGCTTTCTCAG AAAACCAaaggcaagaagaagaagaagaagaagaaggagaagcatGAACAAGCTTCTGATTCAGTTTCTAAGCCGAAGTTGCTGACAGAAAAGACTGAAGCTTCTGAATCAGTTTCCAAGCCCAAGTTGTTGACCGAAAAGCCTGAAGCTTCTTGG AAGACTAATGGCAAGAGCAAGATGGAAGCACATGCCTCTTCCCCAGCAAGAAATGTTACGGACTCCTTCTCCAAGCCAACCGAGTCATCCTCTCCAACAGATCACGAATCCAAGGCCCAGGAGGAAAAGGAAACTAGCTCCAATGGTTCTTCTACGTCTGTTACACCTTCAAAACATCCCTCTTCGGTTCTGGTTATAAGGATTGGTAATCTAAACTCGGAAACAACTGATTCAGAGATACACTCGAGGTGCTTGTCCATTGGCTCTTTCGAAGGACTTGCTAGAGTTAGTGAGGACAGTGTTGAGGTTTCCTTTCGAGCTAGAAACATGAACGAAGCAAATTCTATTCTGAAAAA GCTAAACAAAGCAACCGTAGATCACACTAAGTGGACGGCTGAGATTGTACCAGAAGCTAAAGAAGCTTCTAAAGAGCAAATGGGAATGAGGATCAGTAGTTCTTTCGAAGATATGAAGACGCAACTAATGATGCGACAGATTCTTGTGAGAGACTTGGAAATGTTGGTGCACTCGGTAGTACATCTGGAGAATCATCCAATGGATCAAGAAGGAACTAAAGCTTTGCAATGTTCTCAAGATGCCTAA
- the LOC103842068 gene encoding uncharacterized protein LOC103842068 isoform X3 → MACLSVLFPPLSIFPATMFAARVRASLKLLLHGTSLNRNREIVATSRRVVLDRFNDGDETLTSLRVNGSGVRTKLFNWGFHSSSIQCYSSESDVELGSVKKDRNREAVVELLTKKPELSQKTKGKKKKKKKKEKHEQASDSVSKPKLLTEKTEASESVSKPKLLTEKPEASWKTNGKSKMEAHASSPARNVTDSFSKPTESSSPTDHESKAQEEKETSSNGSSTSVTPSKHPSSVLVIRIGNLNSETTDSEIHSRCLSIGSFEGLARVSEDSVEVSFRARNMNEANSILKKLNKATVDHTKWTAEIVPEAKEASKEQMGMRISSSFEDMKTQLMMRQILVRDLEMLVHSVVHLENHPMDQEGTKALQCSQDA, encoded by the exons ATGGCGTGTTTGAGTGTTCTGTTCCCTCCGCTCTCTATCTTCCCGGCGACGATGTTTGCGGCGAGAGTAAGAGCTTCCCTTAAGCTTTTGCTCCACGGAACCTCTCTAAATCGAAACC GTGAAATTGTAGCGACTTCTAGGCGTGTTGTACTTGATAG ATTCAATGATGGGGATGAGACGCTTACTAGCTTGCGAGTGAATGGAAGCGGAGTAAGAACCAAACTTTTCAACTGGGGATTCCATAGTAGTTCCATACAGTGTTATTCCTCGGAATCTGATGTAG AGCTGGGTTCTGTGAAGAAAGATAGGAACCGGGAAGCGGTTGTGGAGCTGTTAACTAAGAAGCCAGAGCTTTCTCAG AAAACCAaaggcaagaagaagaagaagaagaagaaggagaagcatGAACAAGCTTCTGATTCAGTTTCTAAGCCGAAGTTGCTGACAGAAAAGACTGAAGCTTCTGAATCAGTTTCCAAGCCCAAGTTGTTGACCGAAAAGCCTGAAGCTTCTTGG AAGACTAATGGCAAGAGCAAGATGGAAGCACATGCCTCTTCCCCAGCAAGAAATGTTACGGACTCCTTCTCCAAGCCAACCGAGTCATCCTCTCCAACAGATCACGAATCCAAGGCCCAGGAGGAAAAGGAAACTAGCTCCAATGGTTCTTCTACGTCTGTTACACCTTCAAAACATCCCTCTTCGGTTCTGGTTATAAGGATTGGTAATCTAAACTCGGAAACAACTGATTCAGAGATACACTCGAGGTGCTTGTCCATTGGCTCTTTCGAAGGACTTGCTAGAGTTAGTGAGGACAGTGTTGAGGTTTCCTTTCGAGCTAGAAACATGAACGAAGCAAATTCTATTCTGAAAAA GCTAAACAAAGCAACCGTAGATCACACTAAGTGGACGGCTGAGATTGTACCAGAAGCTAAAGAAGCTTCTAAAGAGCAAATGGGAATGAGGATCAGTAGTTCTTTCGAAGATATGAAGACGCAACTAATGATGCGACAGATTCTTGTGAGAGACTTGGAAATGTTGGTGCACTCGGTAGTACATCTGGAGAATCATCCAATGGATCAAGAAGGAACTAAAGCTTTGCAATGTTCTCAAGATGCCTAA
- the LOC103842068 gene encoding uncharacterized protein LOC103842068 isoform X4: MDDLFSELGSVKKDRNREAVVELLTKKPELSQKTKGKKKKKKKKEKHEQASDSVSKPKLLTEKTEASESVSKPKLLTEKPEASWKTNGKSKMEAHASSPARNVTDSFSKPTESSSPTDHESKAQEEKETSSNGSSTSVTPSKHPSSVLVIRIGNLNSETTDSEIHSRCLSIGSFEGLARVSEDSVEVSFRARNMNEANSILKKLNKATVDHTKWTAEIVPEAKEASKEQMGMRISSSFEDMKTQLMMRQILVRDLEMLVHSVVHLENHPMDQEGTKALQCSQDA, encoded by the exons ATGGATGATCTTTTCTCAGAGCTGGGTTCTGTGAAGAAAGATAGGAACCGGGAAGCGGTTGTGGAGCTGTTAACTAAGAAGCCAGAGCTTTCTCAG AAAACCAaaggcaagaagaagaagaagaagaagaaggagaagcatGAACAAGCTTCTGATTCAGTTTCTAAGCCGAAGTTGCTGACAGAAAAGACTGAAGCTTCTGAATCAGTTTCCAAGCCCAAGTTGTTGACCGAAAAGCCTGAAGCTTCTTGG AAGACTAATGGCAAGAGCAAGATGGAAGCACATGCCTCTTCCCCAGCAAGAAATGTTACGGACTCCTTCTCCAAGCCAACCGAGTCATCCTCTCCAACAGATCACGAATCCAAGGCCCAGGAGGAAAAGGAAACTAGCTCCAATGGTTCTTCTACGTCTGTTACACCTTCAAAACATCCCTCTTCGGTTCTGGTTATAAGGATTGGTAATCTAAACTCGGAAACAACTGATTCAGAGATACACTCGAGGTGCTTGTCCATTGGCTCTTTCGAAGGACTTGCTAGAGTTAGTGAGGACAGTGTTGAGGTTTCCTTTCGAGCTAGAAACATGAACGAAGCAAATTCTATTCTGAAAAA GCTAAACAAAGCAACCGTAGATCACACTAAGTGGACGGCTGAGATTGTACCAGAAGCTAAAGAAGCTTCTAAAGAGCAAATGGGAATGAGGATCAGTAGTTCTTTCGAAGATATGAAGACGCAACTAATGATGCGACAGATTCTTGTGAGAGACTTGGAAATGTTGGTGCACTCGGTAGTACATCTGGAGAATCATCCAATGGATCAAGAAGGAACTAAAGCTTTGCAATGTTCTCAAGATGCCTAA
- the LOC103842069 gene encoding uncharacterized protein LOC103842069: MVVVESLGHGGEQETVDFSDDLGSGSACSTPFVSAPSSPGRDPPPGYFFSAPSSPIHFFLRSAAAASEKSKSKLDSSSPGDFEFDFSSRLSSSSGPLGGVPMTSAEELFSNGQIKPMKLSSHLQRPQVLAPLLDLEEDEEEGEAEGRRGRDLKLRSRSVHRKARSLSPLRNAAFQWNEEEEVVVVEESEVKECIRKLQEDYEDETKSSCNENVTSAETTPSCSASSSRSSSYGRNSKKWIFIKDLLHRSKSEGRGNGKEKFWSSISFSPSNFKDKKLKSEAENAAVENKKQKQKQTTPAAKKTPAAGKPTNGIAKRRGSQPSAHELHYTTNRAQAEEMKKRTYLPYRHGLFGCLGFSSKGYSALNGLARSLNPVSSA; the protein is encoded by the coding sequence ATGGTTGTTGTCGAGAGTCTTGGCCACGGCGGCGAGCAAGAAACCGTCGATTTCAGCGACGATCTTGGCTCCGGCTCAGCTTGCTCCACTCCCTTCGTCAGCGCTCCGTCGAGTCCCGGCCGCGATCCGCCGCCGGGCTATTTCTTCAGCGCGCCGTCGAGTCCCATTCATTTCTTCCTCCGCTCTGCCGCCGCCGCGTCGGAGAAATCGAAATCGAAGCTGGACTCGTCTTCCCCCGGCGACTTCGAGTTTGATTTCTCGTCGCGGTTGTCTTCGAGCAGCGGTCCTTTGGGCGGCGTGCCGATGACCTCCGCGGAGGAGCTTTTCTCCAACGGTCAGATCAAGCCGATGAAGCTCTCGTCCCACCTCCAGAGGCCTCAGGTCTTGGCGCCGCTTCTGGATCTTGAAGAAGACGAGGAGGAGGGGGAGGCGGAGGGTAGGCGAGGGAGGGATCTGAAGCTGAGAAGCAGATCTGTTCACCGGAAAGCGAGATCTCTCTCTCCGCTACGAAACGCAGCGTTTCAGTGGAACGAGGAGGAAGAGGTAGTAGTCGTTGAAGAGAGCGAGGTGAAGGAGTGTATACGTAAGCTTCAGGAAGACTACGAGGACGAAACGAAGAGTAGTTGTAACGAAAACGTGACGTCAGCCGAAACGACGCCGTCTTGCTCAGCTTCTTCCTCTCGATCGTCGTCGTACGGGAGGAACTCGAAGAAGTGGATATTCATCAAGGACCTGCTTCACCGGAGCAAAAGCGAAGGAAGAGGGAACGGCAAGGAGAAGTTCTGGTCGAGCATCTCGTTCTCTCCTTCCAACTTCAAAGACAAGAAGCTCAAATCGGAAGCGGAGAACGCAGCCGTCGAGAACAAGAAGCAGAAACAGAAACAAACAACGCCGGCGGCGAAAAAGACTCCGGCCGCCGGAAAACCAACAAACGGAATAGCGAAACGGCGGGGGTCCCAGCCGTCGGCTCACGAGCTGCATTACACAACGAACAGAGCTCAAGCGgaggagatgaagaagaggacGTACTTGCCGTACAGGCATGGACTCTTCGGCTGTTTGGGGTTCAGTTCCAAAGGTTACAGTGCATTGAACGGTTTAGCCCGAAGCTTAAACCCGGTTTCATCCGCTTAA